The Flavipsychrobacter sp. genome contains the following window.
CTGTGCCCAAAGGTTCTTCTTCTATCACATAATCTATACTAAATGGAAGCTCTTTATCCTTGATCCAATCGAGTACTACCTCACTTTTGAATCCGAGAGAGAGTATTACTTTGGTGCAATTTTGCTGTTTAAGATATTGTAGTAAGTAATACAGGAATGGCTGTCCGTTGACCTCTGCCATGCATTTAGGGTAAGCCCCAATAACACTTTGTAGCCTTGTACCTAAACCACCTGCAAGTATAATACACTCCATACTTATTATATACTCCAGCTATACAGCCCGTGTTCTGTAAATTGATAATTCTTAAACTCTCCGCCAAAAGTAGCTAAGGCTTCTTTCACTGCATAACGTGTATTGGCAGGACAATAAAACATCATAAAACCACCACCACCTGCACCGCTGATCTTTCCTCCTGTTGCACCTGCTTTAATAGCAGTATCGTATATCTTGTCAATGGCAGGATTGGAGATGCCACTCGCCATTTGTTTTTTAAACTTAAAACCGTAGTCTAGTATGGAACCTATCTTATCGATCTCCCCTTTCAGCAAGGCTTCTTTCATCATCTTAGCTTGCTCCTTTAGTTGGTGCATCGCTTCGATGGATTTTTCATTTTTGTCTTTCACATTTTTGGTCTGTGCTTCTATGATAGTAGAAGACAGGCGACTGGTAGATGTGAAATACAACAATAAATTATTTTCCAGCTCAAAAAGGTAACGTCTCTTTATTCTTAAAGGATTAACGATCACACGATTGCCTTCATAAAACTCCATAAAGTTGACCCCACCAAAAGTAGCCGCATATTGGTCTTGCTTGCCACCAGCCATATCCAGTTCTTCACGTTCTATCTTGTAGGATAAATGTGCAATGTCATATTCGCCTAACGGAAGTTGCAACCACTCTGTAAAAGCACCAAGAATAGCTACCATAAGTGTAGAAGAACTACCTAAGCCAGAGCCTGCAGGTGCATCTACAAAAGTAGTCAGCTTAAAGCCGCTACTCATTTCGCCATAGGTGGCTACAAGATTGTTATAAACACCTTTGGCAAGATCTAGTTGGCCATCAATAGGTAGCTTGTTTGTTTTATCATAGGTTACGGATTCTCCTCTGTCTGTAGCTACGATAGTTATGTTGTTATCATCAGTTAGTTCTATACTGGCATGAGCATAAAGAGATATAGTAGCGTTAAGAATATTGCCACCAAACATATCACAGTAAGGGCTCACATCGGTACCACCTCCGGCTAAACCTAAACGCAAGGGCGCTTTACTTCTATAGATCATCTACTAGTTGGTTGTATTAAGACTTAGCCTTAAAAGTAAGTAAGTTCTACGGATTAATTAAAAGCTAATCATTTTGCACCTATGCGTGCAAGAAGGTGAAATAGTATAATGCCTAAAAGGCCGCCAACGCTATCCGCAAGTGTGTCCATACTGTCTTGCGCCCGCCCGGGTATGTAGTGCCCTTGAATATACTCTACAAGCCAGCCAACAAATATGGTAATGACAAGCAGTATAAAGGCATAAGTAATACTCTTAGTAGGTGAGGCACAGAGCCACAGAAAAGAAAAGGCGCCGAATAGCACCATATGTGCCCATTTGTCTGCTAAGGGTATATTGATATCGGGTATATCGTTGCCGGGCAAAAAGCATAGTATAAAAATAAGCAAGGTCCACAGTATAGCTGCAAACCTTGCTTTTTTCTTATATGGGGAGTTTTCTGAAAATAACTGCCACATATGTATTAATGCTATTAACCTACTAAGTCCTGATAAGCTGCAGCGTCCATTAGACCGTCCAGATCAGCAACGTTGTTTACTTTCATTTTTATCATCCAGCCTTCACCATAAGGATCCTTATTTACATTTTCAGGATTACCTTCTAACTCTGCGTTTACTTCAGTTACCGTTCCTGCAACTGGTAAGAAAAGGTCAGAAACTGTTTTTACAGCTTCTACTGTACCAAAAACATCGTTTTCAGCTAGTTCTTGTCCTTCAGTATCTACGTCCACAAAAACGATATCACCAAGTTCACTCTGTGCAAAGTCAGTAATACCAACAGTAGCTACATCGCCTTCTAGTTTTACCCATTCGTGGTCTTTTGTGTATTTCAGATTGTCTGGAAATTGCATAATCTTATTATTTGCCATAAAAATAGAGTAAAAAACCTAATGATTATAATCATTAGATAGTATTTAATTATACGGCATTTTATATAATATGTACACTCGTGTGCAGCCCATCCTGCTATGGGGTAATATGACAGTATTGTTACTCATGTTTGTTGCTTTTTAGTCGTTAGCATAGATATAGGGCATTAATACCAATTTAATCCAACCATTTATTGCAAATTATTGTCTACATGTTAATAACGACATACTATATTTTAAAACTATTTTATATGAAGCGCCTTCTACACATTTTAGCTATTGCGCTTATTGTTGTCTCCTATAGTGGAGTAGCAATAGGGCAAACGCAAACAAACTTAGCCCTTTCAGCGGTTGCCTCACATTCGGGAGGTGGTCAAACAGCCTTCAACTTCGGGCCGGATGAATATAATGATGGTGTGATCAGCAACTGTGGAAGCCAGCCATGGGGTTGGGTGAGTACCAATGGGTGGATAGAATATACATGGACTACACCCCAGCTGGTAGGTAAAGTTATTTTCTATAAGGATAATAGACCTATGAGAACTTGTACTATTCAGTATTGGGATGGTACACAGTTTCAAAACATCATGAACTATAATAACAATGTCACTTGTATTGACTCTGTTACTTTCCCTACAGTTACCACTACACGCCTGCGTTTCACAGGTGTAGGAGGTAGCAGTAACCCAAACCATAGAGAAATTGAAGTGTATTCTGGTATTATACCTTGTACCGGTACGCCTGTTACTTCTGTAGATGCCCCATCGCAAGTATGTCCTAACAGACCTTTTGTACTTGCTTTAAACGGTTTGCAGATCACTTCTGGTTTAAGCTTTAACTGGGAATATTCAGATAACAATGCTGCTTCTTGGCAGAGCTTCCCGGGAACGGCAACTGCTATTGGTGGCAAAATTATAGATTCAATAACGGCTCCAAGATGGTATCGTTGTACGGTAACTTGTCTTAGCTCTAACCAAACTTACCAAACACCTGTATATCGTGTGGGGGTTTCTCCTTTCTATTTTTGCTATTGCTTATCGCAAGCAAAAACAACTAAGGGTATTGACATTGGTAATGTAACGGTGATCAGCTCACAGTCGGGCGATATATTGATGAATAATGGTAATCCATTACCTAGTGTAGCTAATAGCGCAGCTAGCAAAGCATATACAGAATACAGTTATCAAGTGCAGCCATTCTCTATGTATAGAGATAGTTCTTATGAGTTTAGAATTACAGAGATGACCTCTGGTCCTACATTTGAGTCGGCTATTGTTACAGCATTTATCGACTTCAATAGAGACGGTGTATATGATACCTCTAAGCTAGCTGGTGAGCGCATCTTTACAGAAGCTATATTGGGCACTAACAATCCTCGTGAACTGGTAGTTGCTAAAATGGTGGTACCTTCTGATGCAAAAATAGGTTTAACTGGTATGCGTATCATATTAGGTAAACAAGAAGCAGCAACTGCTTGTGACTCTGTAGTAGTAGACGGAGAGGTTGAAGATTATATTGTAAGAATTGACTATCGCCCTTGCGATGGTCCTATAACAACAGGTACTGTTAGCATTTCTGATACGGCGCTTTGTCCTGCTTATGATTATGTAGTAACTGGTATGGAGTATGAGCAAGAGCGTTCAGGCTTTGATAGAAACTGGCAGGTGTCTGCTGATAATATCAATTGGTTCACTACACCAAACGATGCTAATAAAGACACTATTCAAAGAATATTTACCGGTCAGCCTTTATACTATCGTTTGCGTGCTGTATGTCCGCCTACGGATGACACTACCTACTCAGCAGCTAAATTTATAAATGCTAAGGATGGTTATAAGTGCTATTGCTTTAGTAAAGCAACTGGTGGTAGTCAAACCGATAGTAGTGATATAGGTGGTATTACAATTGGGGACTTCAATACAAATGCAGGAGGCCCGCATGTATTAAACCCGAAGGCAACTAAGCCTAGAACTGATTATACAGATATCAAACCACTAGAATTCTTTACTGATAGTGTTTACAAATTTACTGTATACCATACATTACCTGTGATACAACATGGAGATGCTAAGATCACCGTATTTGTAGACTTTAATAACAACAAACAATACGATATCCCTGATGAGCGTATTTTTACAGGCTTTACAAGTGTGGGTGGTCATACATTAGTTGATAAGATGCAAATACCATACAATGTGATCACAG
Protein-coding sequences here:
- the gcvH gene encoding glycine cleavage system protein GcvH, producing the protein MQFPDNLKYTKDHEWVKLEGDVATVGITDFAQSELGDIVFVDVDTEGQELAENDVFGTVEAVKTVSDLFLPVAGTVTEVNAELEGNPENVNKDPYGEGWMIKMKVNNVADLDGLMDAAAYQDLVG
- a CDS encoding VanZ family protein; its protein translation is MWQLFSENSPYKKKARFAAILWTLLIFILCFLPGNDIPDINIPLADKWAHMVLFGAFSFLWLCASPTKSITYAFILLVITIFVGWLVEYIQGHYIPGRAQDSMDTLADSVGGLLGIILFHLLARIGAK
- a CDS encoding dehydrogenase, with product MIYRSKAPLRLGLAGGGTDVSPYCDMFGGNILNATISLYAHASIELTDDNNITIVATDRGESVTYDKTNKLPIDGQLDLAKGVYNNLVATYGEMSSGFKLTTFVDAPAGSGLGSSSTLMVAILGAFTEWLQLPLGEYDIAHLSYKIEREELDMAGGKQDQYAATFGGVNFMEFYEGNRVIVNPLRIKRRYLFELENNLLLYFTSTSRLSSTIIEAQTKNVKDKNEKSIEAMHQLKEQAKMMKEALLKGEIDKIGSILDYGFKFKKQMASGISNPAIDKIYDTAIKAGATGGKISGAGGGGFMMFYCPANTRYAVKEALATFGGEFKNYQFTEHGLYSWSI
- a CDS encoding T9SS type A sorting domain-containing protein — its product is MKRLLHILAIALIVVSYSGVAIGQTQTNLALSAVASHSGGGQTAFNFGPDEYNDGVISNCGSQPWGWVSTNGWIEYTWTTPQLVGKVIFYKDNRPMRTCTIQYWDGTQFQNIMNYNNNVTCIDSVTFPTVTTTRLRFTGVGGSSNPNHREIEVYSGIIPCTGTPVTSVDAPSQVCPNRPFVLALNGLQITSGLSFNWEYSDNNAASWQSFPGTATAIGGKIIDSITAPRWYRCTVTCLSSNQTYQTPVYRVGVSPFYFCYCLSQAKTTKGIDIGNVTVISSQSGDILMNNGNPLPSVANSAASKAYTEYSYQVQPFSMYRDSSYEFRITEMTSGPTFESAIVTAFIDFNRDGVYDTSKLAGERIFTEAILGTNNPRELVVAKMVVPSDAKIGLTGMRIILGKQEAATACDSVVVDGEVEDYIVRIDYRPCDGPITTGTVSISDTALCPAYDYVVTGMEYEQERSGFDRNWQVSADNINWFTTPNDANKDTIQRIFTGQPLYYRLRAVCPPTDDTTYSAAKFINAKDGYKCYCFSKATGGSQTDSSDIGGITIGDFNTNAGGPHVLNPKATKPRTDYTDIKPLEFFTDSVYKFTVYHTLPVIQHGDAKITVFVDFNNNKQYDIPDERIFTGFTSVGGHTLVDKMQIPYNVITDVPTGMRFILNNEVGPNVPSDEACGGYASGETEDVMVIFRRRFPTTIGNVVGKLDGFGLYPNPTTGKFHVQFDTPNKIAEIKLRITNVTGQQVFEATYTHNGGTFNQALSLEGKPSGVYFVEMQADGQKLLKKLIVE